A region of Saimiri boliviensis isolate mSaiBol1 chromosome 10, mSaiBol1.pri, whole genome shotgun sequence DNA encodes the following proteins:
- the LOC141580151 gene encoding phospholipid phosphatase 2-like, whose translation MQITETVPAGRPAGCERRALAGLSQASSKLPHRSGLVAPQHWENVQSAASPPTCCLSFPRLSFYSGHTSFGMYCVVFLALYVQARLCWKKWAWLLRLTVQFFLVAFALYVGYTRVSDHKHHWSDVLAGLLQGILVAGLTVRSISDFFKARPPQHCPKEEELERKPSLSLTVTLGEADHNHYRYLHSSS comes from the exons atgcagataaccgaaaCGGTTCC agctggaaggccAGCTGGATGTGAGCGCAGGGCCCTCGCAGGCCTCTCGCAGGCCTCTTCCAAGCTCCCGCACCGCTCGGGTCTT GTAGCACCTCAGCACTGGGAGAATGTCCAGTCAg CCGCCAGCCCTCCgacctgctgcctctccttccccaggttgTCTTTCTACTCGGGACACACCTCCTTTGGGATGTACTGCGTGGTGTTCCTGGCG CTCTACGTGCAGGCGCGGCTCTGCTGGAAGAAGTGGGCATGGCTGCTGCGCCTCACGGTCCAGTTCTTCCTGGTGGCCTTCGCCCTCTATGTGGGCTACACCCGCGTGTCTGATCACAAACACCACTGGAGTGACGTCCTTGCTGGCCTCCTGCAGGGAATACTGGTGGCTGGCCTCA CGGTCCGCTCCATCTCAGACTTTTTCAAAGCCCGACCCCCACAGCACTGCCCAAAAGAGGAGGAGCTGGAACGGAAGCCCAGCCTGTCACTGACAGTGACCCTGGGCGAGGCTGACCACAACCACTATAGGTACCTGCACTCCTCCTCCTGA